TTTATTCTGAAACTATTGCATCCTAGTGACTTTCCATGGGACAGCAATAACTCCTCCCCTGAGACAAACAGTTTGCTCCAAGACGAGGAGACTCCGGCATTTGAAGTAAGTCTCGTGTTATGTTTACATAGATATGACGTTATAATAGATTGTGATTTTGACATACGTTCCTCAATTAGCCTCCTCAATCAGCTCAAGAGCAGCCCAAACTGATGGTGGTGAAGCAGGAGCCATTAGAGGTGGAGAATGGAGAGTCTGAACAGGAGAGAACATCTGAAAATAGTATGTTTTTAATTATTCTATTTAGTTATGCCTACAGATGcctgcaggtgtgcacaaacttgTAAACCAGATTTGATCCAGATCCTTGAAGAGAAACCGTAAAGGCTCAGAAGGTgtaatttattgtgtgtgtgtttcaccaAATTCTGAAACAATGTAACTTTAAAgttaataacattactgactgaCTGTATCTAGAATAACTTTTTACTTGTCAACAGACATCCAGAAGAGCCCAGATGTGAGCCAGCATCCTAAAGAACGCCTTCAGCCGGTGTTCCCTGACTGCATTGCGAGCCTGAACGCACCCCCATCTCTCCCTGCACCTGGACAGAGAGATGCACAGTGGAATCCACAGCCTCCACCAGGACACACAAACCAAGAATCTGCCAAAAGCATCCCCCAGATTGTCGCCTCTCCACTCAGGAGTGTGAAGATGCACAACCTGAGGAATTCCACCACTAAGAAGTTTGGCTGCCTGCAGTGCGGCAAGAGCTTCAGGTGCTACAGCCAGCTTGAAATACACCAGAGGAGTcacacgggagagaaaccttttaggTGCACGTTGTGTGGGAAGAGATACGCGCAAAAGGGGCACTTATATACACACCAGCGCACTCACACGGGAGAGAAGCCGTACCGCTGTCCCATTTGCGGAAAGGGCTTCATTCAGAAATGCACCCTCGACATGCACCAGCGTacgcacacgggagagaaaccgtttgtttgtgtgcaatgCGGAAAGGGTTTTACAAAGAACTGCAACCTGAAAAAGCACCTTTTAGTACATCTTGATCCGGATTTACAGGTGTATGGTAACCAGTCAACGTGAAGTGAAGCATTCTTCTCTAGCCGGATgttctaaaaacaaaaatcaataataaagttaacatttaacatgaaaaaaactcTTGAGTGTTAAGTATGTAATTCACTAATTCCTTGTTTTATGGATTGTCAGGAACGCTACATTTAAAGcacagaaatgaacaaaaatattgaTAATTTGTCCGACTCATGTAATGCAATACTTACAGTGCTGCTCTATTcctatactttctatattttctTTGCATTATAAACAACCTTGAATGTGACGGTAACTTGTAAAATTTCAGTTTTTCAATAAAACAGTAGATGGCAGTAGACACCAACGATGCTACAAACACAAGTACTTCCGGAAGGCTTTCGAAATAAAAGTCATGGGCACCTCAGATGTGAGTGGAGtctttatattgtatatttcttcttAGGTGAGTGGGTTGAATGAATCATGttcacgttaaaaaaaaactctttggaTTGTAATTCTTAAGGAAAATTACGATTTGAAGATAAGCAGATTAAATGACAAGGATAAACATGCTAGTTATagactattattatttgttataatatttattataccACACTATTAACAATAGTGCCGTTTTTACAACAGAGAGGAAATGTAATTGGTTGAAACGTACAGTATTTCCCATTTGACCGAACAGTGTCTtattgtgatatactgtactgtacggcCTTCAGGCGCAACTCGGAAAGGGTCAAGTCCACAATCCCACAATGCACCGCGGCCGAGCTAACAGCTAACTGTCAAGAGTACTATCCAGTCGCTCAGCTTTTGTCTGATACATGAGGGACGTGGCGGGGACGATATCTCCATTTACACTCCGCCTGCAGCCGCCGATATGATGTGCGACACGACCAACCGAAATTTCCGAACGCAGCTAGCGGTTATACTGGAGAAGCTAACCAAGACGGCCCTGGTGGAAATAGGAAACCTGGCGGACGAATGTTCCTCCGTGCTCCTGGGCGAGATCTCCCTGCACAAAAGCGAGAACGAGGCCCTGAAGAAGAAGTGCTACTCCCTGGAGGTGCAACTGAGGGCCGCCCGGGAGGCGCAGTACTACCCGGCACCTGTCAACAATATCGGCCGGAGGAATCCCGAAGGTCAAGAGGCTCACAAATCTGGTACGTCTCTTTTGTGTCCACATTGACACCCACATACAGGAGTGTCCAAGGTGACACATTTAGAAACTCTAAAGTTAATCTGGATTTGATCCAGTTTGTGTCTTTGGAAGCAGTTTGAAGGGCGAGAACCAGGAACATTAATCCAGAGCTAATTCAAATTGTTCAGGTACATTTGAAGGATGCTATTTTAATGTGTAAACGTAGGATCAGAAACTGTCAAGTCAATGTGGATTTGATCTGGTTTGTGTCTTTGAAAACAATCTGAATTTGCATATAAAGAGGTCTTTATATCTGATCTGTGTCCTTGCAAGTCATTTGAATTGTTGTGTTATGGCAATAGTTGTAAGATCAGACACTCTGGCTTCAATCAGAATCTGATCCAGATCGTATATTGCGAAGCAATTTCAATTAGCATATCCAGAAGATGTAAATTTAATCAGAATCTGAGCCAGGTTGTGTCTTTGGAAGCAATTTGAATTTATATATGCTCGGTTAGAAGATGGAAATTCAATCCAAATCTGATCTGTATTTGGAAGGAAGCtatttgaatgtgtgtgtgtgtgtgtgtgtgtgtataaaggGTTAGAAGCGTTAAATTTAATCAAGATTTGAAGGAAGTCATTTGAatgtgtgaaagtgaaaacgtaaactgtacttttaaactagatttgtttagttttggaaaaaaatgtttgaatgcaTGCTAAATTTAATCTGGATGTGATCCAGGTTGTGTCTAAGGAAGTAATTTGAATGTGTGTATGCTGTGTTAGAAGATATAATCAGATTGGATCTAGATTTGGAATAAAGTTATTtgaatgtgtttatgtgttaaaccagaatgtgtttatttgaatgtgtgtgtatcAGGTTAGAAGCTAAATTCAATCCACATCTTATCCAGATTTGACTGAGTGTGTATAAGTGGAAttagaaattgtatttttaaaccagatttggaaataaattgtttgaATGTGCACTAAATTTAATCTGGAACTGGTTCAGATAATGTCTTTGGAAGCCGTGTGTCCATGTAGGGTCAGAAGATGGAAAATTAATCCAGATGTAATTCACACTGCACATTTAAAAGGAAGTATTTGAATGTAGGAATCTAGGATTAGAAACTGTAAATTGAATTTAGATTTGAGCTGGTTTGTGTGTCTGAAAAGCGGTGTGAATTTGCATGTGAACAGTTAGACATCAAGTTTCTATACCTGATTTTGTGATCGCAAGTAATTTGGATTATTGCATGTGGGGTcagaagttgtaaatttaaccTTGATCAGATTCATAATGTGTGTTTGACATGCTAACTTTAATCAGGATCTGATCCGGATCGTATGTTGGGAAGCAATTTAAATTTGCATATTCAGCGTTAAAACCCGTAAATTTAATCTGGATCTGATCTAGATTTTGTATTTAGGGGTCATGTCAATTTTTGTAATCCAGTggcaaaatgcaaattaatCTGGTTTAAATCCAGACTTTGTATCGTGTAAACCCACGTTAAGATCTCTTTGGAGATCTTTTTTCCTGGTGTGTTTAATGTGAAATGTTTTACAATGTGTAAAGTCTGAATCTGGATCAAAGTGCGTCCTTTTCAGAAATTCAGACCCTACATAGTACAGTCATAGTTTTTTCCGCTTGTCAAAAGCATGCTGTGTTAAGAAGGTCTCACTTTCAGACCAGCAccagcagcaccagcagcagcatcagcatcagcaggGGGCCCCGGCCATCGATGGCGTCTTTGGGAAGGACTGGTGCATGGACCTGTGGAGAGAAGACAAAAGAGTCCCCCCTCAGAGGAAAGAGACAGTGGAGCCTGTCGCCATGTCCAGCATGGGAACACAGGTCTCAGGAATAACTTTAGTCATGAGGTAACATGTTGACCCAGTGAACAGGCTTGGTGACCgtcatgtctttgtttttgtcttggtCAGGTGTTGGACATAATGGACAGAGAACCTGATCTCATTTTTGTTAAGGAGGAAACGTATGACGATCATCCACTCGGGCAGCAGATGAGGCTGACAGAGAACAGGAAAGGTAGAACGGAGATTAAATAACACCTCATTATAATTGTGATTGTTACTGTGTAATTTTTCGTACGGTGCAGATTTGGGGATGCTCGACGCCGAGGGCGCCCTCCATCGATCTGTCAGTGAGCTGCAGCTTCATTCGGAGGATTTGACCAACTTCCCCTTGATAGTGGACGGTCAAGCACAGCGCTCGCAGCCAAGCATTATGGACAAGCTGATCGAGGACGCAGCGATGAGCACGATGCTCGACAACACAAATCCTCCCGCAACAACCAGTGAATACGTCGACTACACAAACGCCACCGCCAAAGATTTCGTCAGCTATCCACCAAAACCCACAAGGCCACCTAAGCACTTCCAGTGTCTCTTCTGCGGTAAAGTATTCAACTATCTCAGCAGCCTAAAAGTCCACGTCCGACGCCACTCGGGCGAGAAGCCTTTCAGCTGCACGGTCTGCGGCAAGCGCTTTGCCCAGAAGACGTACCTGAAGCTGCACCAGCGCGTCCACTCCGGCGAGAAGCCCTACAGCTGTCCTGACTGCGGAAGAAGTTTTTCCCAGAAAAGCTCCCTGAACATTCATTTTCGGACGCACACGGGGGAGAAGCCGTACAGCTGCGTGGACTGTGGGAAATGTTACGCCTACAAGTACGGCTTGAACCACCACCAGTGTTTCAGTCACATGAAGAACACCTAGACAGGAGCAGACGTGTTCTTCTGGGCTCTCATGAAGAGCAGTGAGGCGTGTGCCAACGTGTCTACCAAGGAgtgttagggccacactgaaagattaaaaaaattacaacaataaagcagacatttcacaagaataaaaggtATCATTTTGCATGGTGGAaataagaataaactcataatataaaACAGAAATTGAGAGAATAAAATAAGTGGGAAACTGTATCAGAAAAAAGCGCTGacatcagaaaataaaattCTGACAGCTATGTAGTAAAATAATGTgcagtattatgaggaaaattaactaatttaaattttttataaatttttGTTACATTAAAAAATCTGGCAACATTAAATTTTGCAATACTGCAAGAAAACCAATTatgtcagaatattaagagaataaaaagtacatgtaataaagtcatattacaagaaaacagCAGCAATTTTTGTGAGAAGTCTTATGAATAGAAAGCCTGAGCAtgtaatgaaatattttttaaaatatcattacattaaaatgATACTTGACAAAAATTGCGTTGTAAATTGAGGAGATAAACGTACTGTTTGAATAACGTGCATTAGAAGGATTTTTAATCATGCAGGTTATACTACAAGAAGGAAAACTCATATTGTGCAACTTTATTCCAATTTTGTCTCATTTCCAGTGTCACCCTAACACTCTTTTGTGAAAGGttatgaattaaaaaacaaacaaacatgtatcTGTAAAGCTGCAACAGTCAAACAAGTAGAGAGCATTTCTGTCTTTGCTTTATTTTCTTGTGGTTGAACGACTATTCCCTTCAACGGGCgtttaaaatgtgtttctgtTTGAATGCTAACGGGATACTTTGGATTATTTGTGTGGATACGACACAGTTCATATGAGTTCTATTTGGAACATTTTGTATGTTTATCGCAGCACTTCACAGATCTGAACGTGGGCCAAATCCGGACGATGCCCCGGcgggatacattgtggtggtCATCCACAACCACGTGGCGCTTTTATGGCACTTAATGTGAATACCTCATCAAACCGCTGACCTCATCTGCATGGCATGCTCTCATACATTTGCTGTATGTTCTTTTAAATACCTCCTTCAAGGCCATCAAAGGTCTTGTCTAGTTAAAGCTACAATAATACATTGTTTGCACACATAGCGAAACTACCTCGTCGTATTTTTTCAATACAGTGTGTTCCTTTCATGGTGTACAGGCACTATTTCTGTACTTGTAAATGAGCTTCAGACTATGGGTTTTTTCCCTTCTAGTGCCTGAAAGGGGGCCAATAAGGGTACAAAATAGGTGTAATGGTGCAATTTGTTCTCTGCAAGCAATCTCGCGTCAGTCTTTTTTTGATTTAATGGCAGAAATGGGATTTTAGATGTTTAGGGGAAGATTGTgagatttttcttttgcatacaTCACCATAAACCAGACAAACTGCCTTGTAATGAAACAAAGCCTGGGTATTGTTTCGTTTCTTAATTAGCGTGTATTTGCCATAAGAGAAATGAACCGTGTTGTTTTTCCCCTTGTTGCATGTCCAGATTTAACCCTCCCCCCCTGCCATATGATCGTAAGATGTTAAACTATGTGCAAACGTTCAATCAAGTTCAATGCATTCTTCATTCAAGACAAAGCACACTTGTATTTTTGAGGgatgttttatttaataaatctcTTACCTCCGAAGTGGagcttcttgtaaatttacactaCAGTAGACCAGCGTGGGGAAACCTGTGGCACATGAGCCAAAAACGACCCCGTGAGAGCCTGTGATGTGGCAAAAACATAAAGCATTAATTCAACTGTTTCTAATATATAAAGTAGCTAATGGTTTGATAGCTATAATAAATTAGTATGGCCCTTATAGGACTGTACAAAATTGTGCAAGACCAATAGAAAAAAACTAAGGACACTTCAAGTTGCTCGGCAAATTaacttaatttttgaaaaacaatttaaagtaagtctcagaggtcccataATAGCCTTGATGCTGGCATTTAGACAGCGCTTTAAGTAAGTAAGCCCTCCTGGGAACACGCCCTTTTGTGTCTGtagcttgaatgctaatgagctgtcttTCAGACAAGCGTGTCTCCAAGCGCTTCATCTACTCGTCTAGCTGGAGGCGGGTCAGGCCGGTTCAGGTCGTATCACGTCGATGACAGGAGGTTCTTCCTTCATGAAAACCGGAACTTCAAAAGTGAGTGATTGGCCACTCAAAAGTAGAGCGAGTGAGGGagagaatatatttttttttccatgtttgctgctgATAAGCAAGGACACACATTGTTGTCCATGTGATTTATcccatacaacaacataacatgaaggagtgggacataaggacacaaatgttagcgaCACCAGCATAGCAGTGTGAACTAAAGTGCATTACATTGCACTCACACGTTAACAGCCACGTTCTGCTCGGTTAAGCTATTtgctgaaacaaaaccaaaagatcacacttacagctcccatgtcgGTACCTGACAGACAGCAAAGGCTATATTTCAAGATGTGTTGtgaagcctcttttttttttttttttacattgttttgtgcAAGAATTGCTCCATGTGGTCGGGTTTGTGTGCATCCAATGATCGCTCATCCCCCACCTGCCCACCTAGCTCCTGTGAGAACCATTCATCATGTTCTGTTGAAATAGTGACACATGGTAGGATACTCACGCGTATTGCGAACTTTCAAGGACTCTTGGTTCCGCCCCTTTGCATCAAAATGTAATGAGGTTCTTCCTTGGGTCATGTCTTACACACAAGGTAGCCAACATTGTGTAAAGAAAGCACAACAGTTATTACAACACATACAGCAGGGGAACCTTTTATTTTTGGGGCTTCATTGCCCTCTTGAACAACTTACTTCTATGGCACGGGTACACAATATATCAAAACATTAGTAGAGGATCTATGATGGTTATAAATAAGCGGCACAGTTCAGTTCGCTTGGCCGCGCTTCACCTCGGAATGAAAAACCTTGAAAAAGGCCTCGTTGACAGCAGCCGACTGCTCCAGTTTCTGCTTGACCAACTGGGCCTCCTGCCGCCTGGCCTGGCGGGCGTCCTCCATGTACATGTGGAAATGCTCTTGGTGCAACTCCTCCATCTTCTGAGCTGCCGCTGACATTTCATCCAGCGCCTCGGCCCCACCGTGGTCCTCCCGCTTCCACTTTCTGGAAGGTATATGAAGGCGAGGGCTGCACTGGGTTGACGGCCCTGGTTCTTCCGGGTCTGGGGTTCTGCAAGGCGAACTGCTTGTAGAGGTTAGCATCTCGCCGGAACCGACGGAGATGAGCTGCTCGCCGTTGTCGCGGGGGGAGTCCAGGTTTTCAACTGAAAAAGTGGGGACAAATGTTagcttttttgttgaaaaaaatagtaatattcAGTAGAGCTATGCACAAAATTACCAAACTGCCACCGCACGACACAGGAAAGTGGTACACGTGTCTCTACATAGTGACAAAACTGATAGTGCAGGTGGAGTACGTACCGACAGATTCCATCATGGCCTCCAGCAGAGAAGTGGCGCTACGCATGTGTCCCGCCGTCCTCTCGATGGCCGGCCTGCGGCCATATATGGCGTCCACTAGATCGAACCACCTCCACGCCTTTTGCCTGTTCTGCTCTTTGATCTTTCTGTATTCACACCGCAGCTTCTTGCATTTCATCTGGCACTGCCCGCACGTCCGGTGGAACCCCTCGGCGGCCATCCTTTGCGAGACCAGCTGGAAGACTTTCCTGTTGCGCACCGCGCCCACGAGATCCCGCTGCACCTCGTCTTCGGCAAGGATGCCGAGGAAGGTCTGCACCTCGCGAATAGTCCACGGTGTGCTGTTGTGTGCTGATATTTTACAGAAAAAGGCAACACGAACAACATTTAATTCTCTGTCGGTTACtttctaggggtgtaacggtatttgtaatcagattttttttagtaCAGTTGGGTACCGAATTCCCATTAAttgaggaaggaaggaagtacAACTACACAAAGTCGCGCGTCTCTTTcctaaacaaatacagtgcagctcAAAGCTCGGCCTTTGGCTAGcaggagtcatggctagcgatagtgccaaggagaagccagagcttgaaaatcCTCTTCCAatgttaaagtctcctgtttgggaacactttgcctTCTCGGTGAAATACGTAGACGGACAAAGACGTGGTTTAGACAAAAGCAGTGTGCCGGCACTTTCATAAaaagaaatgtagttttttttttttttgtaattacttGTCCAATTACGTAATTACTTTTTCCAACAGGGGCCGCATttggaaaatcaaaggatgcggagtccatttttatatttattattattttgtaaaaagcctaaaaaaacagacattttctatgtattttaagCCAGCTTTGTGTTTAGGTGACAAATCATATTGTTAACTGTTAGtaccaatccaatccactttatttctaTGGCACATTTTCtaaactgtttccaaagtgctgcagaaAATTATacagacaataaaaaataaaactacaagTTCAAATTTAGACAAGAAACATTTGTAAATCATATAAGAACAATGCATTTAACATAACAATAggtaaatactaataataaaaagaaaataccaACATTTAAGTTTTTCCTCGCTACATTACACCTTCCCCCCCCTCACATtgaatttctacaatgtgccgggggccaaaaaaagtaaaaataaacaagctGTGGGTGGCAAATGGCACCTGCGCCGCACATTGCCCAACActgttctatttatttattggagaattgccagttggcagtttttttttactgttctttaaaaaaatcattaaaatctaagcattttgttcccttactttactgaaaatgaaccaaactgGGACCATAAAAAAACGCGGTATGACGtgccgttacacccctaatatctACAGTTTTCCTATTAAATTCCCATTGTGATGATTCTCTGTCAACCAATAAACCAATGACAGTGAGGCTAGCTCCACCCCACCACTGGTGTATAAGTGTCGTCCGCTGCTGGGGTTGGTACCCCAACCAAAGTGAGAGGGTACAGATTATTTGGTAGAAACACTAAAATGTAAACTGAATCCAACAACACTGCAGCAGCTTAATGGTCCTCCAAGACCACACATTACTAGTAGCTAATATCTACGATAATTATTCTTAGTACGTGTAATACCATCATAATGAAGTCTCTTCCTtaggagtttttccttgcttcCGTCGCCAAAGTTTCTTGTATGGGTTTCAATTGGTGTGTAAGGAGCATAGTTTTAGACCTGCTACATACGGAAAGAGCTTTGAGATCATGTTTGTCGTGAATTGGAGGCTTTACAAATAAAACCGACTTGAGTGGTTCACTTACCTTCTTGACCAAGCGTTTCCTGTTGGAAGCTGTCGGCTGCGTCCTCCAAATAATCTTCGACTTTGACTTGAATCACGTCCATTTGTTCAGACTCTGGCATCAAAGCCTGCAAAATGGGCAGAACTGGGGTGACAAAAATGATTCCTACCCACATCAACTTGTGACACAGCATATTTTCTCACTTGGGATACATCGTGGTTGTGGCAATCCACACTACTAATGTCCTTTACGAACAGCTTCCTTCCATCAGGTGTAACTCGGACTTTGATGGTGAATGGACACCGTTTTAAGGCAGGgctagaaaaaaagaaagaagacatAGGTTAAGAAGTATAGCTGTGctaattattatacattattatacaTTCATATGTGGAGCCAAATTGTACTAAGTAAAGAAATATATAGCAATATGCTAATGTGCTACACAGCTCTAGTCGAacggcttcatcagttcatgctcaaagactaggtaggacaacGCTAGGCTGACGGGGTAGGACAACTCTAAGATAGGATTTTTGCTGCAGAACTTACCCTCTGCTGCCGTGAGTGCATGCAAAGTCCAGCTCAGCGAAGACTAAATCCCGGCTGTACGATTTCTTCCTCGCCCGCTTTGTGGCATTCTCCACGCTCCTAGAACTACGCTTATAGAGCTCCACCAAATTTGACTTTTGCCAGCGTTCAACAGCCTCTGAAAGAGACTCAAAACTCCAAAACTCTGCGCCTTTCTCAAGCTCCGTCGAGTCGCTTGAAGAAAAATAGTCCAAAGGCATGGACATTTCCATATCCTGCAGGGGGTAAAAAGACATTAGCTGTGTAAACACGTATCCCAGCCACTCAGAAACTCACATCGTCCACTTGCTGAGATGTTGTGGTGTTTCTCCTTTGACTGCCATGAAATCTGTCTTTCCACAAGTTAAGGCACCAGTCTTTTCCAAAGACTCCCTCTATGACAGGGGCCTCAGACTCTGAGGAATTAAGGACACGATCAGACAATAGTAATGAACAATTCTCCTTACAGGATAGGTCACGACATTAGGTACACGTCTAACCACAAAGCAACAATGAGCATTTGCAAATGCATATTGTGTGACGCTGTTGGCTTATTGGATCTCATTGGAGTggacctaatgttgtgtcctgcattgcaaaataaacacaaatgtacCATCAGTACCGACGTCCATGTAGGCA
This genomic interval from Dunckerocampus dactyliophorus isolate RoL2022-P2 chromosome 18, RoL_Ddac_1.1, whole genome shotgun sequence contains the following:
- the LOC129171279 gene encoding zinc finger protein 500-like, which encodes MSVFCFQTQLVSIMDALSKAAVMEIGKLVEIESKMLKIEITRGRNEIASLTEKLHLMEKLLHMAQRGRQDTGVGLENSVLLEPDRTRPVIKSDFPWDSNNSSPETNSLLQDEETPAFEPPQSAQEQPKLMVVKQEPLEVENGESEQERTSENNIQKSPDVSQHPKERLQPVFPDCIASLNAPPSLPAPGQRDAQWNPQPPPGHTNQESAKSIPQIVASPLRSVKMHNLRNSTTKKFGCLQCGKSFRCYSQLEIHQRSHTGEKPFRCTLCGKRYAQKGHLYTHQRTHTGEKPYRCPICGKGFIQKCTLDMHQRTHTGEKPFVCVQCGKGFTKNCNLKKHLLVHLDPDLQVYGNQST
- the LOC129171276 gene encoding zinc finger protein 813-like, which translates into the protein MMCDTTNRNFRTQLAVILEKLTKTALVEIGNLADECSSVLLGEISLHKSENEALKKKCYSLEVQLRAAREAQYYPAPVNNIGRRNPEGQEAHKSDQHQQHQQQHQHQQGAPAIDGVFGKDWCMDLWREDKRVPPQRKETVEPVAMSSMGTQVLDIMDREPDLIFVKEETYDDHPLGQQMRLTENRKDLGMLDAEGALHRSVSELQLHSEDLTNFPLIVDGQAQRSQPSIMDKLIEDAAMSTMLDNTNPPATTSEYVDYTNATAKDFVSYPPKPTRPPKHFQCLFCGKVFNYLSSLKVHVRRHSGEKPFSCTVCGKRFAQKTYLKLHQRVHSGEKPYSCPDCGRSFSQKSSLNIHFRTHTGEKPYSCVDCGKCYAYKYGLNHHQCFSHMKNT
- the LOC129171270 gene encoding uncharacterized protein LOC129171270 isoform X1 — its product is MFRYTHNLAEKSVLESIRTMALSVSLQSKLSSIMEAMATSALAQLCKAVDDDTVGLRLELSRLQTLNSALTEKVDELECELTAAKGDAPKLGKSHRTVAIQTAAYMDVGTDESEAPVIEGVFGKDWCLNLWKDRFHGSQRRNTTTSQQVDDDMEMSMPLDYFSSSDSTELEKGAEFWSFESLSEAVERWQKSNLVELYKRSSRSVENATKRARKKSYSRDLVFAELDFACTHGSRGPALKRCPFTIKVRVTPDGRKLFVKDISSVDCHNHDVSQALMPESEQMDVIQVKVEDYLEDAADSFQQETLGQEAHNSTPWTIREVQTFLGILAEDEVQRDLVGAVRNRKVFQLVSQRMAAEGFHRTCGQCQMKCKKLRCEYRKIKEQNRQKAWRWFDLVDAIYGRRPAIERTAGHMRSATSLLEAMMESVVENLDSPRDNGEQLISVGSGEMLTSTSSSPCRTPDPEEPGPSTQCSPRLHIPSRKWKREDHGGAEALDEMSAAAQKMEELHQEHFHMYMEDARQARRQEAQLVKQKLEQSAAVNEAFFKVFHSEVKRGQAN
- the LOC129171270 gene encoding uncharacterized protein LOC129171270 isoform X2, with amino-acid sequence MFRYTHNLAEKSVLESIRTMALSVSLQSKLSSIMEAMATSALAQLCKAVDDDTVGLRLELSRLQTLNSALTEKVDELECELTAAKGDAPKLGKSHRTVAIQTAAYMDVESEAPVIEGVFGKDWCLNLWKDRFHGSQRRNTTTSQQVDDDMEMSMPLDYFSSSDSTELEKGAEFWSFESLSEAVERWQKSNLVELYKRSSRSVENATKRARKKSYSRDLVFAELDFACTHGSRGPALKRCPFTIKVRVTPDGRKLFVKDISSVDCHNHDVSQALMPESEQMDVIQVKVEDYLEDAADSFQQETLGQEAHNSTPWTIREVQTFLGILAEDEVQRDLVGAVRNRKVFQLVSQRMAAEGFHRTCGQCQMKCKKLRCEYRKIKEQNRQKAWRWFDLVDAIYGRRPAIERTAGHMRSATSLLEAMMESVVENLDSPRDNGEQLISVGSGEMLTSTSSSPCRTPDPEEPGPSTQCSPRLHIPSRKWKREDHGGAEALDEMSAAAQKMEELHQEHFHMYMEDARQARRQEAQLVKQKLEQSAAVNEAFFKVFHSEVKRGQAN